One Misgurnus anguillicaudatus chromosome 22, ASM2758022v2, whole genome shotgun sequence DNA segment encodes these proteins:
- the rangrf gene encoding ran guanine nucleotide release factor isoform X2, with protein MARPLFGGALSAAIPPSAQDISELRQIPDNQEVFANSQTDQSIIIELLEYQSHVQGAEAVRYHFDDVAASNGAIESGSWKIQGVEQLTQSELLLQECSSAWLLSGAQLVSKFNEQAKNTVNIYLCLFRLPQFTTDILVTFNDPVCIDPLSSSAAGFVAAVPWTLQDFQNVLQSFRLLNPGVFG; from the exons ATGGCTAGGCCTCTATTCGGTGGAGCATTATCAGCTGCTATTCCACCCAGTGCCCAGGATATCAG TGAGTTGAGACAGATCCCTGATAACCAGGAAGTGTTTGCTAATTCTCAGACAGATCAGAGCATCATTATTGAACTGCTGGAGTACCAGAGCCACGTGCAGGGTGCTGAGGCTGTCAGATA TCATTTTGATGATGTGGCTGCTAGTAACGGGGCAATAGAGTCCGGGTCCTGGAAGATCCAAGGGGTGGAGCAGCTCACCCAATCGGAGCTGTTATTACAGGAATGCAGTTCTGCCTGGCTACTGTCTGGAGCTCAGCTGGTCTCTAAATTTAATGAGCAG GCCAAGAACACTGTCAACATTTACCTGTGCCTGTTTCGCCTGCCACAGTTCACCACTGATATCCTGGTGACCTTCAATGATCCTGTTTGTATCGA TCCCCTTAGCAGCAGTGCAGCTGGGTTTGTGGCCGCTGTTCCATGGACATTACAGGACTTCCAGAATGTTCTTCAGTCCTTTCGTCTACTCAACCCTGGAGTCTTTGGATAG
- the rangrf gene encoding ran guanine nucleotide release factor isoform X1, with the protein MPTSTDHSFIIALANTAMARPLFGGALSAAIPPSAQDISELRQIPDNQEVFANSQTDQSIIIELLEYQSHVQGAEAVRYHFDDVAASNGAIESGSWKIQGVEQLTQSELLLQECSSAWLLSGAQLVSKFNEQAKNTVNIYLCLFRLPQFTTDILVTFNDPVCIDPLSSSAAGFVAAVPWTLQDFQNVLQSFRLLNPGVFG; encoded by the exons atgccaacgtccacagaccacag TTTCATCATTGCATTGGCAAACACCGCTATGGCTAGGCCTCTATTCGGTGGAGCATTATCAGCTGCTATTCCACCCAGTGCCCAGGATATCAG TGAGTTGAGACAGATCCCTGATAACCAGGAAGTGTTTGCTAATTCTCAGACAGATCAGAGCATCATTATTGAACTGCTGGAGTACCAGAGCCACGTGCAGGGTGCTGAGGCTGTCAGATA TCATTTTGATGATGTGGCTGCTAGTAACGGGGCAATAGAGTCCGGGTCCTGGAAGATCCAAGGGGTGGAGCAGCTCACCCAATCGGAGCTGTTATTACAGGAATGCAGTTCTGCCTGGCTACTGTCTGGAGCTCAGCTGGTCTCTAAATTTAATGAGCAG GCCAAGAACACTGTCAACATTTACCTGTGCCTGTTTCGCCTGCCACAGTTCACCACTGATATCCTGGTGACCTTCAATGATCCTGTTTGTATCGA TCCCCTTAGCAGCAGTGCAGCTGGGTTTGTGGCCGCTGTTCCATGGACATTACAGGACTTCCAGAATGTTCTTCAGTCCTTTCGTCTACTCAACCCTGGAGTCTTTGGATAG